A genomic window from Fusarium oxysporum Fo47 chromosome VIII, complete sequence includes:
- a CDS encoding fungal-specific transcription factor domain-containing protein, which translates to MMPPSPLPMDSLWMSSAAAANQLQPGQISPLSAGLDNSSAPTMVHSASSSCADSWSTDYVDRDDVEMDNNWEQGSDDILTIPKLEPVEDDLNMDDLKAAPLAPASMDSAKIDPKPKRPRGRPRKHPLTTAVSASKVTKGRSKTGCITCRKRKKKCDEAKPRCMNCEKNAVVCEGYHEKQIWKSGKEKAEEERLRQEALPIITMQPIFHGVETVEDKVFWKHYITHLSNVLTVEGEARNAFKDIILHLANEHQGLMHSILAVSSKHIDWDTPYGAKLLADHPQSNREALQQRADYHHDESMKRLYEDMGRPLDKDDPEYKTILSARYGQMLCLLLQTRADGNPRGEHRVHLQAYQTLIQHSPPEDPALYTFITEFFQYHIFADDLFWHPENMTARLSSEDWEPVAPIQPPRLIGVGDGLFQYLSQITTIRNTIRANISAGVDPVVDYTSLYQAAEIDAAIREWTPNWPWGDSRDRVGLLYKQMMWVYLFRTIYPPSVSSMRRSTFSTLPISASTTVAPPPPPPRRASMMATVSRGNGATGATDVHMASSCPTSRNPSRTNSMHEQDSSTCQERASSPPPSRRPAYHDRRITLAVEESLTILESFKPSDPSQTLLLIPCLVIGTACFEPAQQERIRTAVRAVRGYTGLRNCERVMELLEKVWACMDQGDWVSVWDWQGVVRRMRLDFSCA; encoded by the exons ATGATGCCACCATCACCTTTACCAATGGACTCTTTGTGGATgtcttcagcagcagcagcaaatcAACTACAGCCCGGCCAAATTTCACCGTTGAGCGCAGGATTGGACAATTCTTCTGCCCCGACGATGGTACATTCAGCTTCCTCGTCCTGCGCCGATTCTTGGAGTACGGACTATGTCGACCGAGACGATGTTGAAATGGACAATAATTGGGAGCAAGGCTCGGACGATATTCTCACCATTCCGAAGCTGGAGCcggttgaagatgatcttAACATGGACGATCTTAAAGCCGCCCCCCTGGCGCCAGCCTCAATGGACTCCGCCAAGATAGATCCGAAACCGAAACGACCACGAGGAAGACCAAGGAAACACCCATTGACCACGGCAGTGAGCGCAAGTAAAGTGACCAAGGGTCGATCAAAGACTGGTTGCATTACCTGCCGAAAGCGCAAGAAGAAATGTGATGAAGCG AAACCTCGAT GCATGAATTGCGAGAAGAACGCTGTGGTATGCGAAGGCTACCACGAAAAACAGATATGGAAGAGCGGCAAAGAAAAGGCCGAAGAGG AGCGTTTACGCCAGGAGGCCCTTCCAATCATTACTATGCAACCAATCTTCCATGGTGTCGAGACTGTCGAGGATAAGGTCTTTTGGAAACATTATATTACCCATCTGAGCAATGTCTTAACAGTTGAAGGAGAGGCCAGAAATGCCTTCAAAGACATCATCCTTCACCTCGCCAATGAACACCAAGGCCTCATGCACTCTATTCTGGCAGTCAGCAGCAAGCACATCGACTGGGATACACCGTATGGTGCCAAGTTATTAGCCGACCATCCTCAGTCCAACCGGGAGGCGTTGCAACAACGCGCCGACTATCACCACGACGAGTCCATGAAGCGACTGTACGAGGATATGGGACGGCCATTGGACAAAGACGATCCCGAGTACAAGACCATTCTTTCTGCAAGATATGGACAAATGCTTTGCTTGCTTCTTCAGACGAGAGCCGATGGAAACCCTCGAGGTGAACATCGTGTGCACCTCCAAGCTTACCAGACTCTGATTCAACACTCACCCCCTGAGGACCCTGCTTTATATACTTTCATTACCGAGTTCTTCCAGTACCACATCTTTGCCGATGACTTATTCTGGCACCCTGAGAATATGACAGCCAGACTGTCGTCTGAAGATTGGGAGCCTGTAGCACCGATACAGCCTCCCCGTTTGATaggtgttggtgatggcctcTTCCAGTATCTATCTCAGATCACGACTATTCGAAACACGATCCGAGCCAACATTTCTGCTGGTGTTGACCCAGTGGTGGACTACACCAGCTTGTACCAGGCTGCTGAGATTGACGCGGCCATTCGCGAGTGGACACCAAACTGGCCATGGGGTGACAGCCGTGACCGAGTCGGACTGCTCTACAAGCAGATGATGTGGGTGTATCTTTTCCGGACGATCTACCCACCTTCAGTCTCCTCGATGCGCCGTTCGACGTTCAGCACCTTGCCCATCTCGGCCTCAACTACTGTTGCTCCTCCGCCGCCACCACCCAGACGAGCTTCGATGATGGCCACAGTATCAAGGGGCAACGGTGCCACCGGGGCTACTGATGTTCACATGGCCAGTAGCTGTCCAACATCTCGCAACCCTTCGAGGACAAACTCCATGCATGAACAAGACTCATCAACATGCCAAGAGAGGGCATCTTCACCCCCACCTTCCAGAAGGCCAGCATATCACGACCGACGAATCACGCTCGCCGTCGAAGAGTCTCTCACTATTTTGGAGTCATTCAAGCCTTCTGACCCCTCCCAGACCCTGCTACTTATCCCCTGTCTAGTTATTGGCACTGCTTGCTTTGAGCCAGCCCAGCAGGAACGCATACGCACTGCAGTAAGAGCTGTTCGCGGATATACAGGCCTACGGAACTGCGAGCGTGTCATGGAACTCCTAGAAAAGGTTTGGGCTTGCATGGATCAGGGTGACTGGGTGTCTGTATGGGACTGGCAAGGCGTTGTTCGACGAATGCGTCTTGATTTCTCCTGCGCATGA